One window of Kosakonia cowanii JCM 10956 = DSM 18146 genomic DNA carries:
- the tssM gene encoding type VI secretion system membrane subunit TssM codes for MNMLLSLLTNRILWGFLGVTGLAAVIWMIGPLLSVVDSRPLESEQNRMIAIAVMYLIWVHSHIVPRLYNAWLNRKLMDNLKSEEAKDPAERQRLTSDDQVLNDRFEEAAQVLKKAHFNQPGQRGLWTQRFSTQYLYQLPWYVIIGAPGSGKTTALVNSGLQFPLADRFGKTALRGIGGTRNCDWWFTNEAVLLDTAGRYTTQESEQIQDASEWNKFLGLLQKYRRRQPINGVIITISIADLLTQSAEASREQALNLRKRLTELHEQLGIRFPVYVLVTKADLLKGFRAYFSGFDKAQRDQIWGFTFPWEKAKLADFDLQGSFIQEFALLQQRLDAGLPDTMLRESDPQARAECFLFPQEFAALRPLLSDYLDTIFARSNFETEFSPRGIYFASGTQEGLPFDRVMGELNRALSLPQGKSGDNWDSVSKDEPVPGGKGQSFFIKHLLQNVIFQEAGIAGQNRWWELRSRAVIWSGYAALLALLVILSALWFTSYGNNKDYLDEVQAKVPALDQEIKALRNRQQGDLFALLPLLNGLAELPQSEEFDINHPPITRRMGLYRGNDVSDASQALYRKALEQMLLPEVAMRVTTWLRNDNGSDVEYSYEALKAYQMLYQPKHYDGKFLHSWVMLNLERNLPQNVTKAQIRQLEWHLTQLLEQQIVASPYAKDDALISREQALINQQPLSTRVYGRLKRLLERDENLKPVSLATLGGPQSELVFSRKSGKPVNDGIPGLYTPDGYWNSFNAQIAPVTASLHEDDAWVLGSTTQPEDKQQTDNAVRQLYARDFITIWDSFLSDIQLNNSADLNQRINTARVLSSNNSPLRRLVVNLSQQLTLVRDDPAAAEKEKSPESSNRGTQMLESLFSNRENNAAGNAAANQTPEQRVTEHFAPIIELAQPLEKGGKTIVFDDFLKQVDELYRYLTAVQDAANSGMPAPGGEAISRLQASAGRLPGGLQTMFSNMAVGASSDTQRRDMENVRKRISVEVGSFCRQAIAGRYPLVRSASAEVTPDDLARMFAPGTGLMDVFFRDNLTNKVDTTQATWRFMPGIDGKTLPGSEGVLVPFQQAQSIRDAFFANGSATPSFRTTVRTVRMDNTILNMTLDVDGQILRYSHGPQAVQIVSWPGTGGTNQVRMQLGLANGTTATLVTNGAWALNRFFDKARVSPGSSSLSRQATFTVDGHQVTLEFAPNSIRNPFQLPRFACP; via the coding sequence ATGAACATGTTGCTTTCGTTGCTGACTAACCGCATTTTGTGGGGTTTCCTTGGCGTTACCGGGCTGGCTGCGGTTATCTGGATGATCGGGCCGCTGCTGTCGGTCGTCGACTCCCGACCGCTGGAGTCCGAGCAAAACCGCATGATCGCCATTGCGGTGATGTACCTGATTTGGGTTCACAGCCACATTGTGCCGCGTCTCTATAATGCGTGGCTCAACCGCAAGCTGATGGACAACCTCAAAAGCGAAGAGGCGAAAGATCCCGCTGAACGTCAACGTCTGACCAGCGACGATCAGGTGCTGAATGACCGTTTCGAAGAGGCGGCACAGGTACTGAAAAAAGCGCACTTTAACCAGCCGGGCCAGCGTGGCCTGTGGACGCAGCGTTTCAGTACCCAGTATCTCTATCAGCTGCCGTGGTATGTGATTATCGGCGCGCCGGGCTCCGGTAAAACGACAGCGCTGGTGAACTCCGGCCTGCAATTCCCGCTCGCCGATCGCTTCGGTAAAACTGCACTGCGCGGTATTGGCGGCACGCGCAACTGCGACTGGTGGTTCACCAATGAAGCCGTCCTGCTGGATACCGCAGGACGCTACACCACGCAGGAGAGCGAGCAGATTCAGGATGCCAGCGAGTGGAATAAATTCCTCGGCCTGCTGCAGAAATACCGGCGTCGCCAGCCGATTAACGGCGTGATTATTACCATCAGTATCGCTGATCTGCTGACCCAGTCTGCTGAAGCTTCGCGCGAGCAGGCACTCAATCTGCGTAAACGTCTTACCGAACTGCACGAACAACTGGGGATTCGTTTCCCGGTCTATGTGCTGGTAACCAAAGCTGACCTGCTTAAGGGTTTCCGCGCCTATTTCTCTGGCTTTGATAAAGCGCAGCGCGACCAGATTTGGGGCTTCACCTTCCCATGGGAAAAAGCGAAGCTCGCCGATTTCGATCTGCAGGGCAGTTTCATTCAGGAGTTTGCCCTGCTGCAACAGCGTCTGGACGCCGGCCTGCCGGATACGATGCTGCGTGAAAGCGATCCGCAGGCGCGCGCCGAGTGTTTCCTCTTCCCGCAAGAGTTTGCCGCGCTGCGTCCGCTGCTGTCTGACTATCTGGATACGATTTTTGCCCGCTCCAACTTTGAGACCGAGTTCTCGCCGCGCGGTATCTATTTCGCCAGCGGCACGCAGGAAGGTCTGCCATTCGATCGGGTGATGGGTGAGCTTAATCGTGCGCTCTCTCTGCCTCAGGGCAAGTCGGGCGACAACTGGGATTCGGTCAGCAAAGATGAGCCGGTGCCAGGTGGTAAAGGGCAGAGCTTCTTTATCAAGCACCTGCTGCAAAACGTTATCTTCCAGGAAGCCGGGATTGCCGGGCAGAACCGCTGGTGGGAGCTGCGCAGCCGTGCAGTGATCTGGTCTGGTTATGCCGCACTGCTGGCGCTGCTGGTTATCCTCAGCGCGCTCTGGTTCACCAGCTACGGCAACAACAAAGATTACCTTGATGAAGTCCAGGCGAAAGTGCCGGCGCTCGATCAGGAGATTAAAGCGCTGCGTAACCGCCAGCAGGGGGATCTGTTTGCCTTACTGCCCCTGCTAAATGGCCTTGCCGAACTGCCGCAGAGTGAAGAGTTCGACATCAATCATCCGCCGATCACCCGCCGGATGGGGCTCTATCGCGGTAACGATGTGTCGGATGCCTCGCAGGCGCTCTACCGAAAAGCGCTGGAGCAGATGCTGCTGCCGGAAGTAGCAATGCGCGTCACCACCTGGCTGCGTAACGACAACGGCAGTGACGTCGAGTACAGCTATGAAGCGCTGAAAGCGTATCAGATGCTCTACCAGCCGAAACATTACGATGGCAAATTCCTGCACTCATGGGTGATGCTCAATCTGGAGCGCAACCTGCCGCAGAACGTTACCAAAGCGCAGATCCGCCAGCTTGAGTGGCACCTGACGCAGTTGCTGGAGCAGCAGATTGTCGCTTCACCCTATGCAAAAGATGACGCGCTCATCAGCCGCGAGCAGGCGTTGATTAACCAGCAGCCACTCTCAACGCGTGTCTATGGACGCCTTAAACGCCTGCTGGAGCGTGATGAAAACCTCAAGCCGGTGTCGCTGGCTACGCTGGGTGGTCCGCAGAGTGAACTGGTGTTCTCGCGTAAAAGCGGCAAGCCGGTGAACGATGGCATTCCGGGGCTCTACACGCCGGATGGTTACTGGAACAGTTTCAATGCGCAGATTGCCCCGGTGACCGCCTCACTGCATGAAGATGACGCATGGGTATTAGGCTCAACCACGCAGCCTGAGGACAAACAGCAGACGGATAATGCAGTGCGCCAGCTCTACGCTCGCGACTTCATTACCATCTGGGACAGCTTCTTAAGCGATATTCAGTTGAATAACAGCGCCGATCTCAATCAGCGCATTAACACCGCGCGCGTTCTCTCCAGCAACAACTCACCGCTGCGCCGTCTGGTGGTTAACCTCAGCCAGCAACTGACGCTGGTGCGCGATGACCCTGCGGCGGCGGAGAAAGAGAAAAGCCCTGAAAGTAGCAATCGCGGTACACAGATGCTGGAGTCGCTCTTCAGCAATCGTGAAAACAACGCTGCGGGCAACGCAGCCGCTAACCAGACGCCTGAACAGCGCGTGACCGAGCACTTTGCACCGATTATCGAACTGGCACAGCCGCTGGAGAAAGGCGGTAAAACCATCGTCTTTGATGATTTCCTCAAGCAAGTTGATGAACTTTATCGCTATCTGACGGCGGTCCAGGATGCCGCAAACAGCGGTATGCCAGCACCGGGTGGCGAAGCAATCAGCCGCCTGCAGGCCAGCGCAGGGCGTTTGCCGGGCGGTCTGCAAACCATGTTCAGTAATATGGCGGTCGGCGCGAGCAGCGATACGCAACGTCGTGATATGGAGAATGTGCGTAAACGCATCAGCGTTGAAGTGGGCAGCTTCTGCCGCCAGGCAATCGCCGGGCGTTACCCGCTGGTGCGTTCTGCCAGCGCTGAAGTGACGCCGGACGATCTGGCGCGTATGTTTGCCCCTGGCACCGGTCTGATGGATGTATTCTTTCGCGATAACCTGACCAATAAAGTTGATACCACGCAGGCCACATGGCGCTTTATGCCGGGGATCGATGGCAAAACGCTGCCGGGAAGCGAAGGGGTGCTGGTCCCGTTCCAGCAGGCACAGTCGATTCGCGATGCCTTCTTTGCCAATGGCAGTGCAACACCCTCTTTTCGTACCACGGTGCGTACAGTGCGGATGGATAACACTATCCTCAATATGACGCTGGATGTGGACGGACAGATCCTGCGCTACAGCCACGGGCCGCAGGCAGTACAAATTGTTAGCTGGCCGGGCACAGGCGGCACCAACCAGGTGCGCATGCAGTTGGGTCTGGCCAATGGTACAACGGCAACACTGGTGACCAACGGCGCCTGGGCGCTGAACCGCTTTTTTGATAAAGCGCGCGTGAGCCCTGGCAGCAGCAGCCTGAGCCGCCAGGCGACATTCACGGTTGACGGGCATCAGGTCACGCTGGAGTTTGCGCCTAACAGTATCCGCAATCCGTTCCAGCTTCCACGATTCGCATGTCCTTGA
- a CDS encoding DotU family type VI secretion system protein gives MQQQHASGSDAVLAGASGNNPLVAAANPLLNAIPQIRYSVSHDDQSGLRQHLIDEIRRFEVRCQQSGLAYEVIVGARYCLCTALDEAAALTPWGSRGVWSGSGLLVTFHNETWGGEKFFQLLARLSQNPREHIALLELINFCLLLGFEGRYRVMDNGRTQLETIKQRLWQMIRGVRGNYPPPLSPHPEDQPVMRKLWRPVIPLWACAGLAGFLACLFYIVLNWRLGDNTNPVLAKIYQTQLPEVSVQQPVQHVQPVLNLREFLRPEIKAGLVAVRDEADRSVVTLKGDGLFASASTVARDSYEPVIDRVAQAMNNVSGKILVVGFSDNVPIRSARFASNYELSLERARSVQSLLQKHLSQPERVKAEGRGEMDPIAPNNSAENRARNRRVEITLLVSPENTAAELNGLPQGN, from the coding sequence ATGCAGCAACAACACGCCTCCGGCAGTGATGCCGTCCTGGCAGGAGCAAGTGGTAACAATCCGCTGGTGGCGGCCGCAAATCCGCTGCTCAATGCGATACCGCAGATCCGCTATTCGGTCTCCCATGACGATCAGAGCGGGCTACGTCAGCACCTGATAGATGAAATCCGCCGTTTTGAAGTGCGCTGCCAGCAATCCGGCCTGGCGTACGAAGTCATCGTGGGCGCACGCTACTGTCTTTGCACCGCTCTGGATGAAGCCGCCGCGCTCACACCGTGGGGCAGCCGCGGCGTGTGGTCCGGCAGCGGCCTGCTGGTGACGTTTCACAACGAAACCTGGGGCGGGGAGAAGTTCTTCCAACTGCTGGCGCGTCTGTCGCAAAACCCGCGCGAGCATATCGCGCTGCTGGAGTTAATTAACTTCTGCCTGCTGCTGGGTTTTGAAGGGCGCTACCGCGTGATGGACAACGGCCGTACACAGCTTGAAACCATCAAGCAGCGTTTATGGCAGATGATCCGCGGCGTGCGGGGTAACTACCCACCGCCGCTCTCGCCGCATCCGGAAGATCAGCCGGTGATGCGCAAATTGTGGCGTCCGGTGATCCCATTATGGGCGTGTGCCGGGCTGGCGGGTTTCCTCGCCTGCCTCTTCTATATCGTCCTCAACTGGCGTCTGGGCGACAACACCAATCCGGTGCTGGCGAAGATCTACCAGACGCAGCTGCCGGAAGTCTCCGTTCAACAGCCAGTGCAGCACGTGCAGCCGGTACTTAACCTGCGCGAGTTCCTGCGTCCTGAAATCAAGGCAGGCCTGGTGGCGGTACGTGATGAGGCCGATCGCAGCGTCGTGACCCTGAAAGGTGACGGGCTGTTTGCCTCTGCCTCCACGGTTGCGCGCGATAGCTACGAGCCGGTCATCGACCGCGTCGCGCAGGCAATGAACAATGTCAGCGGTAAGATCCTGGTGGTCGGCTTCAGTGATAACGTGCCGATCCGCAGCGCCCGTTTCGCCTCCAACTATGAACTGTCGCTGGAGCGCGCACGCTCTGTGCAGTCGCTGCTGCAAAAACACCTTTCGCAGCCGGAGCGTGTGAAAGCCGAAGGGCGAGGGGAGATGGATCCCATCGCGCCGAACAACTCGGCCGAAAACCGCGCGCGTAACCGCCGTGTCGAAATTACTTTGCTTGTGTCGCCGGAAAATACGGCCGCCGAGCTGAACGGACTGCCGCAAGGAAACTAA
- the tssK gene encoding type VI secretion system baseplate subunit TssK gives MNKAEKVVWTEGMFLRPHHFQRAESYLQHHIREWGTLQRPYLWGYLDIELDDAMLRQGCIAVSYASGLLPDGTFFSFNDARQAPTPLVIPDNLTNERVVLALPARRGGRDEVIFSEEKDSLARYITWESEVDDDNAMSVGPAAVQFGRLRLKLMLEKDLSAEWTAIGVAHVLEKRNDNQVRIDNRYIPPMLNAVNNPSLYAVMNDLQSLLMQRSQQIGQRLRQPGRFNTSEMVEFSLLALINHHVGQMSHLKSLPMIHPEELWRSWLAFATELTTWTAARSPEETLPIYDHDDLAGCFSKLQLMLRQGLSLVMEEHAIQLPLTERTHGLNIATLPTTTMAREFGFVLAVKASVPGEILQTHFPAQMKVAPVTKIRDLVQLQLPGMKLRSMPVAPPQIPWHAGYNYFELEKGGELWNEMEKSGAFALHLAGEFPGLDMEFWAIRSPTE, from the coding sequence ATGAATAAAGCAGAAAAGGTCGTCTGGACCGAAGGTATGTTTCTGCGTCCCCACCATTTTCAACGCGCGGAAAGCTATCTTCAGCACCATATTCGCGAGTGGGGAACACTGCAGCGCCCCTATCTTTGGGGCTACCTTGATATCGAACTCGACGACGCGATGCTTCGCCAGGGATGCATTGCCGTCAGTTACGCCAGCGGCTTATTGCCAGACGGCACCTTCTTCTCATTCAACGATGCTCGCCAGGCGCCAACCCCGCTGGTGATCCCGGATAATCTCACTAACGAACGTGTCGTGCTGGCGCTGCCAGCCCGTCGCGGCGGTCGTGATGAAGTGATTTTCAGCGAAGAGAAAGATTCGCTGGCGCGCTACATCACATGGGAAAGCGAAGTCGATGATGATAACGCGATGTCCGTTGGTCCCGCTGCGGTGCAGTTTGGGCGCCTGCGCCTGAAACTGATGCTGGAGAAGGATCTCAGCGCAGAGTGGACGGCAATTGGCGTGGCGCATGTGCTTGAAAAGCGCAACGACAACCAGGTTCGCATCGATAATCGCTATATTCCGCCGATGTTAAACGCGGTCAACAACCCCTCACTTTACGCCGTGATGAACGATCTGCAGAGCCTGCTGATGCAGCGCAGCCAGCAGATTGGTCAACGTCTACGCCAGCCTGGGCGTTTCAACACCTCTGAAATGGTGGAGTTCTCGCTGCTGGCACTGATTAACCATCACGTCGGGCAGATGTCGCACCTGAAATCGCTGCCGATGATCCACCCGGAAGAGTTATGGCGCAGCTGGCTGGCGTTTGCCACCGAGCTCACCACCTGGACCGCGGCGCGTTCACCGGAAGAGACGCTCCCCATTTATGACCATGACGATCTCGCTGGCTGCTTCAGTAAACTGCAGCTGATGCTGCGTCAGGGTTTGTCGCTGGTAATGGAAGAGCATGCCATCCAGTTGCCGCTCACCGAGCGTACTCATGGACTGAACATCGCCACGCTGCCTACTACCACGATGGCGCGCGAGTTTGGTTTTGTGCTGGCGGTGAAAGCCAGCGTGCCGGGCGAAATTCTGCAAACCCACTTCCCGGCGCAGATGAAAGTTGCGCCGGTGACCAAAATCCGCGATCTGGTGCAGCTTCAGCTGCCTGGCATGAAGCTACGCAGCATGCCTGTTGCACCGCCGCAAATTCCATGGCACGCCGGTTATAACTATTTTGAACTGGAAAAGGGCGGCGAGCTCTGGAACGAAATGGAAAAATCGGGCGCTTTCGCACTGCATCTGGCAGGCGAATTCCCCGGTCTTGATATGGAATTTTGGGCCATCCGTAGCCCGACGGAATAA
- the tssJ gene encoding type VI secretion system lipoprotein TssJ, whose protein sequence is MNNNSVVRQISLVFFFVLATLASGCGSSSHSVPTSYNLQFRAHPQINESAPLKVRVLLLKSDATFMSADFWSLQNNADSALGGNLLNSDEFFLMPGQLSKTLTGNSSPEARYIGVMAEYQALDGKKWRISLPLPVQGESHFYEFWKSSEDALEANIFLDVNGIRVISK, encoded by the coding sequence ATGAATAATAATTCGGTTGTACGCCAGATTAGCCTGGTGTTTTTCTTTGTGCTGGCCACCCTGGCCAGCGGTTGTGGATCGTCTTCACACAGCGTACCTACCAGCTATAACCTTCAGTTCAGGGCTCATCCGCAAATCAATGAGTCCGCTCCCCTTAAAGTCAGGGTGTTGCTGTTGAAATCGGACGCGACATTTATGTCCGCCGATTTCTGGTCGCTGCAAAACAACGCCGATAGCGCACTGGGCGGCAATTTGCTGAACAGTGATGAGTTCTTCCTGATGCCCGGTCAGCTGTCAAAAACGCTGACTGGCAACAGTTCGCCTGAAGCGCGCTACATCGGCGTGATGGCGGAGTATCAGGCGCTGGACGGCAAAAAATGGCGAATCTCCCTGCCGCTTCCGGTACAGGGGGAGTCTCACTTCTATGAGTTCTGGAAATCGTCAGAAGATGCGCTGGAAGCCAACATCTTTCTCGACGTTAACGGAATACGCGTGATTTCCAAATAG
- a CDS encoding alpha,alpha-trehalase → MIKPVLRQPRTLFLVMQLALGGTLLAANAPTFAAEAQNPPQTPDILLGPLFSDVQSAKLFPDQKTFADAVPKSDPLMILADYRMQRNQSSFDLRHFVEVNFTLPEKGKPYVPPAGQNLREHIDGLWPELTRTTDSAGKWDSLLPLPKPYVVPGGRFREVYYWDSYFTMLGLAESGHWDKIEDMVANFGYEIDTWGHIPNGNRSYYLSRSQPPFFSLMVELLATHDGDEVLKTWLPQMEKEYQYWMEGADALQPGEANKRVVKLSDGSILNRYWDDSSTPRPESWLADVTTAKNNPNRPATEIYRDLRAAAASGWDFSSRWMDDPEQLGTIRTTSIVPVDLNALMFKMEKMLSRAYQVSGDSAKASHYDALATARQKAIETNLWNTKEGWYADYDLKTKKVRNQLTAAALYPLFVNAAAKDRADKVAAVTEARLLKAGGITTTTVKSGQQWDAPNGWAPLQWVAAAGLQNYDHQKLAMSVSWRFLTNVQHTYDREQKLVEKYDVSSIGTGGGGGEYPLQDGFGWSNGVTLKMLDLICPKEKPCDSVPQKQPAEEARPAAEPTAQKVAQ, encoded by the coding sequence ATGATAAAACCTGTTTTGCGCCAGCCGCGCACCCTCTTTCTGGTCATGCAACTTGCATTGGGTGGAACATTACTTGCCGCAAATGCCCCAACATTCGCGGCTGAAGCGCAAAACCCGCCGCAAACTCCCGACATTCTTCTCGGTCCGTTATTCAGTGATGTGCAAAGCGCCAAACTCTTTCCCGATCAAAAAACCTTTGCCGACGCAGTGCCCAAGAGCGACCCACTGATGATCCTTGCGGATTACCGCATGCAACGGAACCAGAGCAGCTTCGATCTGCGCCATTTCGTCGAGGTGAACTTCACGCTGCCGGAAAAAGGGAAACCCTATGTGCCGCCTGCCGGGCAAAACCTGCGTGAACATATCGACGGATTATGGCCAGAACTGACGCGCACCACCGATAGCGCGGGCAAGTGGGACTCACTCTTACCGCTGCCTAAACCCTATGTCGTACCCGGCGGGCGTTTTCGCGAAGTCTATTACTGGGACAGCTACTTCACCATGCTCGGCCTTGCCGAAAGCGGCCACTGGGACAAAATCGAAGATATGGTCGCCAACTTCGGCTATGAAATTGATACCTGGGGACATATTCCGAATGGTAACCGCAGCTACTACCTCAGCCGCTCACAACCGCCCTTCTTCTCATTAATGGTCGAGTTACTGGCGACACATGACGGTGATGAGGTGCTGAAAACCTGGCTGCCGCAGATGGAAAAAGAGTATCAGTACTGGATGGAGGGCGCTGATGCGCTGCAGCCGGGCGAAGCGAATAAGCGCGTGGTGAAGTTAAGCGATGGCAGCATTCTCAACCGCTACTGGGATGATTCCTCCACGCCGCGCCCGGAGTCGTGGCTGGCAGATGTCACCACAGCCAAAAACAATCCGAACCGCCCGGCGACAGAGATCTACCGTGATCTTCGCGCCGCTGCGGCTTCCGGCTGGGACTTTAGCTCCCGCTGGATGGACGATCCTGAGCAGCTTGGCACTATTCGCACCACCAGCATTGTGCCGGTCGACCTCAATGCCCTGATGTTTAAGATGGAGAAGATGCTCTCCCGGGCTTATCAGGTCTCTGGCGATAGCGCTAAAGCGAGCCACTACGACGCGCTGGCCACTGCCCGGCAAAAAGCCATCGAAACCAATCTGTGGAACACAAAAGAGGGCTGGTACGCCGATTACGATCTGAAAACCAAAAAGGTACGTAATCAGTTGACCGCTGCGGCGCTCTATCCGCTGTTTGTTAACGCGGCGGCAAAAGATCGCGCCGACAAAGTGGCAGCGGTGACCGAAGCGCGGCTGTTAAAAGCGGGCGGCATCACCACGACTACTGTTAAAAGCGGTCAACAGTGGGATGCGCCGAACGGTTGGGCACCGCTGCAGTGGGTCGCCGCCGCCGGGTTGCAGAACTACGACCACCAAAAACTGGCGATGAGTGTCAGCTGGCGCTTCCTGACCAATGTTCAGCACACCTACGATCGCGAACAGAAGCTGGTGGAAAAATATGATGTCAGCTCCATCGGTACGGGCGGGGGCGGCGGTGAATATCCGCTGCAGGATGGCTTTGGCTGGAGTAACGGCGTGACGCTAAAAATGCTCGATCTCATCTGTCCGAAAGAAAAACCATGCGACAGCGTACCGCAGAAACAGCCGGCGGAAGAGGCCAGGCCTGCCGCTGAGCCGACGGCACAGAAAGTAGCGCAGTAG
- a CDS encoding GlsB/YeaQ/YmgE family stress response membrane protein, with amino-acid sequence MGILAWIVFGLIAGVIAKFIMPGRDGGGFILTCVLGIVGAVVGGWLATMFGYGGDITGFDMHSFIVAVIGAIVVLAVFRLVRR; translated from the coding sequence ATGGGTATTCTCGCGTGGATCGTATTTGGCCTGATTGCGGGCGTAATCGCGAAATTCATTATGCCAGGACGCGACGGCGGCGGCTTCATTCTGACCTGTGTTTTGGGGATTGTCGGGGCAGTAGTCGGTGGTTGGCTGGCAACAATGTTCGGTTATGGCGGCGACATTACGGGCTTTGACATGCACAGTTTTATCGTCGCGGTGATCGGCGCGATTGTGGTGCTGGCGGTCTTCCGCCTTGTACGCCGGTAA
- the ycgR gene encoding flagellar brake protein YcgR, which yields MSNYSEQFLKQNPLAVLGVLRDLQKTQVPVCISWGSGQFISKILEVNPEALVMDFGSQEYENSAVQRAGKVTITAETHGAKVEFTLNALTTGDYQDLPAFITPLPETLWFIQRREYFRISAPLHPAYFCKAKLPDKSQLRFRLFDLSLGGMGALLDGDLPENVEPGMRFSQVELDMASWGQFYFDAQLIAVGERKVVDGKNDTIATPRLSFRFLNVSPGVERELQRIIFALEREARERASRVR from the coding sequence GTGAGCAATTACAGTGAGCAGTTCCTGAAACAAAATCCTCTGGCCGTGCTGGGCGTCTTGCGCGACCTGCAAAAAACTCAGGTACCGGTTTGCATCAGCTGGGGTAGCGGCCAATTTATCAGCAAAATCCTCGAGGTTAACCCCGAGGCGCTGGTGATGGATTTTGGTAGCCAGGAGTATGAAAACAGCGCCGTTCAGCGTGCCGGTAAAGTGACTATTACCGCTGAAACCCATGGCGCAAAGGTTGAGTTCACGCTTAATGCGCTCACCACTGGCGATTATCAGGATCTGCCTGCGTTTATCACGCCGCTCCCGGAAACGCTGTGGTTTATTCAACGTCGTGAATATTTCCGTATTAGCGCCCCGCTCCACCCGGCTTACTTCTGCAAGGCGAAGTTACCCGATAAGAGCCAGTTGCGCTTTCGTCTGTTCGACCTCTCGCTCGGCGGCATGGGTGCACTGCTTGATGGCGACTTGCCGGAAAATGTCGAGCCGGGCATGCGCTTCTCGCAGGTCGAACTGGATATGGCATCGTGGGGGCAGTTCTACTTTGATGCGCAGTTGATTGCAGTGGGTGAGCGCAAAGTTGTGGATGGTAAAAATGACACCATCGCCACGCCAAGGCTGAGCTTTCGTTTTTTAAATGTCAGCCCGGGCGTCGAGCGCGAACTCCAGCGCATTATCTTTGCGCTGGAGCGCGAGGCGCGCGAACGTGCCAGCCGGGTGCGCTAA
- the emtA gene encoding membrane-bound lytic murein transglycosylase EmtA — MKLRWFAFLVVLLAGCSSTKQDYRNPDWNPEVPVKRAMQWMPISEKAGASWGVSPELITAMIAVESGGNPELVSKSNAVGLMQLKASTAGREVYRRMGWSGQPSTRELKNPERNISMGAAYLSILEHGPLAGIKDPLVMQYALVVSYVNGAGALLRTFSSDRQEAIDEINSLSPKGFLQHVAEKHPAPQAPRYIWKVQKAMDAM; from the coding sequence GTGAAATTAAGATGGTTTGCCTTTTTAGTGGTGCTGCTGGCGGGCTGTAGCTCGACAAAACAGGATTATCGTAACCCCGACTGGAACCCGGAAGTGCCGGTCAAACGCGCGATGCAGTGGATGCCAATTAGCGAAAAAGCCGGCGCGTCGTGGGGCGTCAGCCCGGAACTGATTACGGCGATGATTGCCGTGGAGTCAGGCGGCAACCCGGAGCTGGTGAGTAAATCGAATGCGGTAGGTCTGATGCAGTTGAAGGCCTCAACGGCGGGGCGAGAAGTTTATCGGCGTATGGGCTGGAGCGGGCAACCCTCGACGCGCGAGCTGAAAAACCCGGAGCGCAATATCTCTATGGGCGCGGCCTACCTGAGCATTCTTGAACATGGGCCGCTTGCCGGGATCAAAGATCCGCTGGTGATGCAGTATGCGCTGGTGGTCTCTTATGTGAATGGCGCGGGCGCGCTGCTGCGCACCTTCTCTTCGGACCGCCAGGAGGCGATTGACGAGATTAACTCGTTAAGCCCGAAGGGCTTTTTGCAGCACGTAGCGGAAAAACACCCCGCGCCGCAAGCCCCGCGTTATATCTGGAAAGTACAAAAAGCGATGGATGCGATGTAA